From a region of the Pukyongiella litopenaei genome:
- a CDS encoding efflux RND transporter periplasmic adaptor subunit, translated as MRFLRQSLIGILLASLTLALLIYAGTTVMSALQDRMNADRSPPAAQERVFTVAVRAARMETVVPEMRAFGEIQSRRSLELRAAAGGRVIALSENFDEGGTVRAGEVLLRIDPADAQAALEGARADLMDAEAEERDAERSLALARDELDAAVAQTDLRQRALQRQQDLQSRGVGTAALVEGAELVAAQARATVLSRRQALAQAEARIDQAATRLARMRIALDAAQRDLDDTVVTAGFDGTLSDVTLVEGRLVSVNEKLAMLVDPMALDVAIRVSTAQYARLLDPDGRLIPAQVEASLDVTGTDLLARGRLSRDGAAAGEGQSGRLVFARLENAAGFKPGDFVTVSVEEPALERVVRLPASALDASGTVLAVGPDDRLEAIPVTMLRRQGDDVLLRGDGLEGREIVIGRTPLLGVGIRVRPLREQAATGADAAGAMLELSAERRARLVAFVESSERLPPEAKARVLNQLEQSQVPEGLVTRLESRMGG; from the coding sequence ATGCGGTTTCTGCGCCAAAGTCTGATCGGCATCCTGCTGGCGTCGCTGACGCTGGCCCTGCTGATCTATGCCGGCACGACGGTGATGTCCGCGCTGCAGGACCGGATGAATGCCGACCGGTCGCCGCCGGCGGCGCAGGAGCGGGTGTTCACCGTCGCCGTGCGGGCCGCGCGGATGGAAACCGTGGTGCCCGAGATGCGCGCCTTCGGCGAGATCCAGAGCCGGCGTTCGCTGGAGCTGCGGGCCGCCGCCGGCGGGCGGGTGATCGCGCTCTCCGAGAATTTCGACGAGGGCGGCACGGTCCGGGCCGGCGAGGTGTTGCTGCGCATCGACCCCGCCGATGCGCAGGCGGCGCTCGAGGGCGCCCGCGCCGACCTGATGGATGCCGAGGCCGAGGAGCGCGATGCAGAGCGGTCGCTGGCGCTGGCGCGTGACGAGCTTGACGCGGCGGTGGCGCAGACGGATTTGCGGCAGCGGGCGTTGCAGCGGCAGCAGGATCTGCAGTCGCGCGGGGTCGGGACGGCGGCGCTGGTCGAGGGCGCGGAACTGGTCGCGGCGCAGGCCCGCGCCACGGTGCTGTCGCGCCGGCAGGCGCTGGCCCAGGCCGAGGCGCGGATCGACCAGGCGGCGACCCGGCTGGCGCGGATGCGCATCGCGCTGGACGCGGCGCAGCGCGATCTCGACGACACCGTGGTGACGGCCGGCTTTGACGGCACGCTGAGCGACGTGACCCTCGTCGAGGGGCGGCTGGTCTCGGTCAACGAAAAGCTGGCGATGCTCGTCGATCCGATGGCGCTGGACGTGGCGATCCGGGTGTCGACCGCCCAATATGCCCGGTTGCTGGACCCCGATGGCCGGCTGATCCCGGCGCAGGTCGAGGCATCGCTCGACGTGACCGGCACCGACCTGCTGGCGCGCGGACGGCTCAGCCGGGACGGTGCCGCCGCGGGCGAGGGGCAGTCGGGCCGCCTGGTCTTTGCCCGTCTCGAGAACGCCGCCGGGTTCAAGCCCGGCGATTTCGTTACCGTATCGGTCGAGGAACCGGCGCTGGAGCGGGTGGTCCGCCTGCCTGCCTCGGCGCTCGACGCCTCGGGCACGGTTCTGGCGGTGGGGCCGGACGACCGGCTCGAGGCGATCCCGGTCACGATGCTGCGGCGGCAGGGCGACGATGTCCTGTTGCGCGGCGACGGGCTCGAGGGCCGCGAGATCGTGATCGGCCGCACCCCGCTGCTGGGCGTGGGCATCCGGGTCAGGCCGCTGCGCGAACAGGCCGCGACAGGGGCCGATGCGGCCGGGGCGATGCTGGAACTCAGCGCCGAACGCCGCGCGCGGCTGGTGGCCTTCGTCGAATCCAGCGAACGCCTGCCGCCCGAGGCCAAGGCGCGGGTGCTGAACCAGCTGGAGCAGTCGCAGGTGCCCGAGGGGCTGGTGACGCGGCTCGAATCGCGGATGGGAGGTTAG
- a CDS encoding efflux RND transporter permease subunit, giving the protein MVRPIPSAAGGLLSYFTRHRTAANLLLLVLLVLGVAAIPNMRTQFFPDVIVQTVRVSVEWDGAGPEDVDSAIVQALEPSLLVIDGVASSESVSREGSARIELEFEPGWDMGQATDDVQAAVDAVTTLPEDAEDPSVRRMAWRDRVTDVVISGPIGPEQLGQFADELVTRLFAAGVTRTTIRGVSAPETVVEVPSVNLIANDVTMREIAAAIGAEVRTDPAGDVSGANARVRTGSEKRRADDIAGIALRSNPDGSKLTIGDVAQVRVESVNRQRSYYVGGHPAMSIRVDRSDQGDAIKVQRRVEQVAAEMQASLPQGVTVDLIRTRAEAISARLDILLDNGLMGLVLVICLLFLFLNARIAIWVAAGIPVAMFAAIALMYAAGLTINMISLFGLIITLGIVVDDAIVVGEHADFRARRLGESPMAASENAARRMAMPVLAATLTTVIAFFGLTFIGGRFGTLIGDVPFTVIAVLLASLVECFLILPNHMAHSIAHSAREHWYDWPNRVVNRGFRWVRDHPFRGLMAWVVRGRYAVLAGALALLAGQAALFIRGDVPWRFFNAPERGTVTGNFAMIEGASHADSLAMMHEMQRATEALGAAYEERYGRNPIDFVMTQVGGNTWPPLTGVESKDTDLLGGITIELIDADLRPYSSFAFVAELQDAVRAHPMTEVVAFRGWRSGPGGDALDVQFHGAGVQSLKEASNDLQTALLRYPEVSGVEDSLSYDKEELILDLTPQGRAMGFTIDALGRDLRARLGGIEAAKYPDGTRSAVIRVELPESEQTADFLERTYLRAPGGAYVPLSDIVTVTRRTGFSQVQRENGLRLISVTGDISEDDPVRAEAILQALQAEILPDIASRRQVDWRMSGLSEQENEFLQDARTGLTLCLTGIYLVLAWVFASWTRPLVVMAIIPFGLVGAIWGHAQWDVPLSMFSVVGLLGMTGIIINDSIVLVTTIDDYARDRGLVPSIIDGAADRLRPVMLTTMTTVLGLAPLLFERSQQAQFLKPTVITLVYGLGFGMLLVLVVVPALIAIQQDVARPLAAMRRALRASPGGLRLPVRLAGLLVLGWLAATVGWTAVTDALPPVMAGVLPDLPGLAPMQAALALFFAGAVLMLLLVWLVAALRYRRVGMASGG; this is encoded by the coding sequence ATGGTCCGCCCGATACCGTCCGCCGCCGGCGGCCTGCTGTCCTATTTCACCCGCCACCGCACCGCGGCCAACCTGCTGTTGCTGGTGCTGCTGGTGCTGGGCGTCGCGGCGATCCCGAACATGCGGACGCAGTTCTTTCCCGACGTGATCGTGCAGACGGTGCGCGTGAGCGTCGAATGGGACGGGGCCGGGCCCGAGGACGTGGACAGCGCTATCGTGCAGGCGCTGGAACCGTCGCTGCTGGTGATCGACGGGGTCGCGTCCTCCGAATCCGTCTCGCGCGAGGGATCGGCGCGGATCGAGCTGGAATTCGAGCCCGGCTGGGACATGGGGCAGGCCACCGACGACGTGCAGGCGGCGGTGGATGCGGTGACCACGCTGCCCGAGGATGCCGAGGACCCGTCCGTCCGGCGCATGGCCTGGCGCGACCGGGTCACCGATGTGGTGATCTCGGGGCCGATCGGGCCCGAGCAGCTGGGCCAGTTCGCCGATGAACTCGTGACGCGGCTGTTCGCCGCCGGGGTCACGCGGACCACCATTCGCGGCGTGTCGGCGCCGGAAACCGTGGTCGAGGTGCCCTCGGTCAACCTGATCGCCAATGACGTGACCATGCGCGAGATCGCCGCCGCCATCGGCGCCGAGGTCCGCACCGACCCCGCCGGTGACGTGAGCGGGGCCAATGCGCGGGTGCGCACCGGGTCCGAGAAACGACGCGCCGACGACATCGCGGGCATCGCGCTGCGGTCCAACCCGGACGGCTCGAAACTGACCATCGGCGACGTGGCGCAGGTGCGGGTCGAGAGCGTGAACCGCCAGCGCAGCTATTATGTCGGCGGGCATCCGGCGATGTCGATCCGGGTGGACCGTTCCGATCAGGGCGACGCGATCAAGGTCCAGCGCCGGGTCGAACAGGTGGCCGCCGAGATGCAGGCCAGCCTGCCGCAGGGCGTGACGGTGGACCTGATCCGCACCCGCGCCGAGGCGATCTCGGCGCGGCTCGACATCCTGCTGGACAACGGCCTGATGGGGCTGGTGCTGGTGATCTGCCTGCTGTTCCTGTTTCTCAACGCCCGGATCGCGATCTGGGTGGCGGCGGGGATCCCGGTGGCCATGTTCGCGGCCATCGCGCTGATGTATGCCGCCGGGCTGACCATCAACATGATCTCGCTCTTCGGCCTTATCATCACGCTGGGCATTGTCGTCGACGATGCCATCGTGGTGGGCGAACATGCCGATTTCCGCGCCCGCAGGCTGGGCGAGAGCCCGATGGCGGCCTCGGAAAATGCCGCGCGGCGCATGGCGATGCCGGTGCTGGCGGCCACGCTGACCACGGTGATCGCCTTTTTCGGACTGACATTCATCGGCGGCCGGTTCGGCACCCTGATCGGCGACGTTCCGTTCACCGTGATCGCGGTGCTGCTGGCCTCGCTGGTCGAGTGTTTCCTGATCCTGCCCAACCACATGGCGCATTCCATCGCCCATTCGGCAAGGGAACACTGGTATGACTGGCCCAACCGGGTGGTCAATCGCGGGTTTCGCTGGGTCCGCGATCACCCGTTCCGTGGGCTGATGGCATGGGTGGTGCGCGGGCGCTACGCGGTGCTGGCCGGGGCGCTGGCGCTGCTGGCGGGGCAGGCGGCGCTGTTCATTCGCGGCGACGTGCCGTGGCGGTTCTTCAACGCGCCCGAACGGGGCACCGTCACCGGCAACTTCGCCATGATCGAAGGCGCGAGCCATGCCGATTCGCTGGCCATGATGCACGAGATGCAGCGCGCCACCGAAGCGCTGGGCGCCGCCTATGAGGAACGCTATGGCCGCAACCCGATCGATTTCGTGATGACCCAGGTCGGCGGCAACACCTGGCCGCCGCTGACCGGGGTCGAAAGCAAGGATACCGACCTGCTGGGCGGTATCACGATCGAACTGATCGACGCCGATTTGCGCCCCTATTCCAGTTTCGCCTTTGTCGCCGAACTGCAGGATGCGGTCCGCGCCCACCCGATGACCGAGGTGGTCGCGTTCCGGGGCTGGCGGTCGGGGCCCGGGGGCGATGCGCTGGACGTGCAGTTCCACGGTGCCGGTGTCCAGTCGCTCAAGGAGGCCAGCAACGACCTGCAGACCGCGCTGCTGCGCTATCCCGAAGTGTCGGGGGTCGAGGATTCGCTGTCCTATGACAAGGAAGAGCTGATCCTGGACCTGACCCCGCAGGGTCGCGCGATGGGCTTTACCATCGACGCGCTGGGCCGCGACCTGCGGGCCCGGCTGGGCGGGATCGAGGCGGCCAAGTATCCGGACGGAACGCGCAGCGCCGTGATCCGGGTGGAACTGCCCGAAAGCGAACAGACCGCCGATTTCCTCGAACGCACCTACCTGCGCGCGCCGGGCGGGGCCTATGTGCCGCTGTCGGATATCGTCACCGTGACCCGGCGCACCGGGTTCTCGCAGGTCCAGCGGGAAAACGGGCTGCGGCTGATTTCGGTCACCGGCGACATCTCCGAGGACGACCCGGTCCGCGCCGAGGCCATCCTGCAGGCGTTGCAGGCCGAGATCCTGCCCGACATTGCCAGCCGCCGGCAGGTCGACTGGCGCATGTCCGGCCTGTCCGAGCAGGAAAACGAGTTCCTGCAGGACGCCCGCACCGGCCTGACCCTATGCCTGACCGGCATCTACCTGGTGCTGGCCTGGGTCTTTGCCAGCTGGACCCGGCCGCTGGTGGTCATGGCGATCATTCCCTTCGGGCTGGTCGGGGCGATCTGGGGCCACGCGCAATGGGACGTGCCGCTCAGCATGTTCTCGGTGGTCGGGCTGCTGGGCATGACCGGGATCATCATCAACGACTCGATCGTTCTGGTGACCACGATCGACGATTACGCGCGGGACCGGGGGCTGGTCCCGTCGATCATCGACGGGGCGGCGGACCGGCTGCGCCCGGTGATGCTGACCACGATGACGACGGTGCTGGGGCTGGCGCCGCTTCTGTTCGAGCGGTCGCAGCAGGCACAGTTCCTCAAGCCGACGGTGATCACGCTGGTCTATGGCCTGGGGTTTGGCATGTTGCTGGTGCTGGTGGTGGTGCCGGCGCTGATCGCGATCCAGCAGGACGTGGCCCGCCCGCTGGCGGCGATGCGCCGGGCCCTGCGCGCCTCGCCGGGCGGCCTGCGCCTGCCCGTGCGCCTGGCGGGCCTGCTGGTGCTGGGCTGGCTGGCGGCGACCGTGGGCTGGACCGCCGTCACCGATGCGCTGCCGCCCGTGATGGCAGGGGTGCTGCCGGACCTGCCGGGGCTGGCGCCGATGCAGGCGGCGCTGGCGCTGTTTTTCGCGGGCGCGGTGCTGATGCTGTTGCTGGTCTGGCTGGTCGCGGCGCTGCGCTACCGGCGTGTGGGCATGGCGTCGGGAGGCTAA
- a CDS encoding NUDIX hydrolase: MTRRRHPTWPRLGALAVVPRNGQVLLVQRCNPPDAGLWGFPGGHVEPGETAHDAAARELLEETGVEAAPTGYLTNIDAIRYRPDGTVASHYLLAAVLCTYLRGEPVAADDVSDARWVGPDQLAGLPTSTHVAELAARATRALGRDRA; this comes from the coding sequence ATGACCCGCCGGCGCCACCCGACCTGGCCGCGCCTCGGCGCCCTGGCGGTGGTCCCCCGCAACGGACAGGTGCTGCTGGTGCAGCGCTGCAACCCGCCCGACGCGGGGCTGTGGGGGTTTCCCGGCGGCCATGTGGAGCCCGGCGAAACCGCCCATGACGCGGCCGCCCGCGAGCTGCTGGAGGAAACCGGGGTCGAGGCCGCACCCACAGGCTACCTGACCAATATCGACGCGATCCGCTATCGCCCGGACGGGACCGTGGCGTCGCATTACCTGCTGGCGGCGGTGCTCTGCACCTATCTGCGCGGCGAACCGGTGGCCGCGGACGATGTCAGCGATGCCCGCTGGGTCGGGCCGGATCAGCTGGCCGGCCTGCCCACCAGCACCCATGTGGCCGAACTGGCGGCACGGGCGACACGGGCGCTGGGACGGGACCGGGCTTAG
- a CDS encoding protein-disulfide reductase DsbD domain-containing protein translates to MFKPGLALAALCATLLFPPLPSAAQTRVADVIRLDILDGGPTGRGTLLAAVRLTLADGWKTYWRAPGDAGIPPRFDWRRSRNLGGVSITWPAPEVLDQAGMQVIGYRGGLVLPLEVTPAQPDRPVRLRGRVELGICRDICIPGTLKFDHQLDPQAPRSPAIAAALARRPYSAAEAGVTGATCQLAPTAQAGTMRLDARIAMPPAGGHEVAVIEPGAPHLWAVVTGTRRDGDHLEVTGNIASASGGAFALDRSALRFTVLGRDHAVDIRGCTSR, encoded by the coding sequence ATGTTCAAACCCGGTCTCGCCCTCGCCGCGCTCTGCGCGACGCTTCTGTTTCCGCCCCTGCCATCCGCGGCGCAGACGCGGGTGGCCGACGTGATCCGGCTGGACATCCTCGATGGCGGCCCGACCGGGCGCGGCACCTTGCTGGCCGCCGTGCGCCTGACGCTGGCCGACGGCTGGAAGACCTATTGGCGCGCGCCGGGCGACGCGGGCATCCCGCCGCGATTCGACTGGCGGCGGTCGCGCAACCTGGGCGGCGTCTCGATCACCTGGCCGGCCCCCGAGGTGCTCGACCAGGCCGGCATGCAGGTGATCGGCTATCGCGGCGGGCTGGTGCTGCCGCTGGAGGTCACCCCCGCGCAACCCGACCGGCCGGTGCGCCTGCGCGGCCGGGTGGAGCTGGGCATCTGCCGCGACATCTGCATCCCCGGCACGTTGAAATTCGATCACCAGCTGGACCCGCAGGCGCCGCGCAGCCCCGCCATCGCCGCCGCGCTGGCCCGGCGCCCCTATTCCGCCGCCGAGGCCGGGGTGACCGGCGCCACCTGCCAGCTGGCGCCCACCGCGCAGGCCGGCACCATGCGGCTCGATGCCCGGATCGCCATGCCGCCCGCGGGCGGGCATGAGGTGGCCGTGATCGAACCCGGCGCGCCGCACCTGTGGGCGGTTGTCACCGGCACAAGGCGCGACGGCGACCACCTGGAGGTGACCGGCAACATCGCCTCCGCCTCGGGCGGCGCCTTTGCGCTCGACCGGTCGGCCCTGCGGTTCACCGTTCTGGGCCGGGATCACGCCGTCGACATCCGCGGCTGCACCTCGCGATGA
- a CDS encoding YqgE/AlgH family protein encodes MDLTGKLLIAMPGMGDMRFEHSVVFLCDHGLKGAMGLIVNKPVLDVRLSDLLEQLEIARGPGSEDMTIHFGGPVEGARGFVLHSSDYRSSLQSLEVGGGFSMTATLDVLEDLANGRGPERALMALGYAGWGPGQLEAEIGLNGWLTAEADQELVFAVPDDEKWVAALATLGVDPLTLSASAGHA; translated from the coding sequence ATGGACCTGACCGGAAAGCTGTTGATCGCGATGCCCGGCATGGGCGACATGCGGTTCGAGCATTCGGTGGTGTTCCTGTGCGATCACGGGCTCAAGGGCGCGATGGGCCTGATCGTGAACAAGCCTGTGCTGGACGTGCGCCTGTCGGATCTGCTGGAGCAGCTCGAGATCGCGCGCGGGCCGGGGTCGGAGGACATGACCATCCATTTCGGCGGCCCGGTCGAGGGCGCGCGGGGGTTCGTGCTGCATTCCTCCGACTACCGGTCGAGCCTGCAGTCGCTGGAGGTGGGCGGCGGGTTCTCGATGACCGCGACGCTGGACGTGCTGGAGGATCTCGCCAACGGGCGCGGCCCGGAGCGCGCGCTGATGGCGCTGGGCTATGCCGGGTGGGGGCCGGGGCAGCTGGAGGCCGAGATCGGGCTGAATGGCTGGCTGACCGCCGAGGCGGATCAGGAGCTGGTGTTCGCGGTGCCCGATGACGAGAAATGGGTGGCGGCGCTGGCGACGCTCGGGGTCGACCCGCTGACGCTGTCGGCCAGCGCCGGGCACGCCTGA
- a CDS encoding L-threonylcarbamoyladenylate synthase: protein MTDMTGGGRPRTEILPASPAGTARAAALLRAGDIVAFPTETVYGLGADARNGQAVARVFEAKGRPAFNPLIVHVADTGAARRHVVWSDLADRLAAAFWPGPLTLVLPLRENHGISPLVTAGLDTLAVRVPAHPAARALLAGFDGPVAAPSANPSGRISPTDAGHVLAGLDGRVAAVLDDGPCPVGLESTIVGLADTPALLRPGGLPAEAVEQALHQALARPATDDTISAPGQLSSHYAPGASVRLNARTARPGEVLLGFGATDCDLNLSPSGDLHEAAANLFGHLHRLDAMNKPIAVTPIPDHGLGRAINDRLRRAAAPRED from the coding sequence ATGACCGACATGACTGGCGGGGGTCGCCCCCGCACCGAGATCCTCCCTGCCTCCCCCGCCGGCACCGCCCGCGCGGCGGCATTGCTGCGCGCCGGTGACATCGTGGCCTTCCCGACGGAGACAGTCTACGGGCTGGGCGCGGACGCGCGCAACGGCCAGGCGGTGGCACGGGTCTTCGAGGCCAAGGGCCGCCCCGCCTTCAACCCGCTGATCGTGCATGTGGCCGACACCGGGGCGGCGCGACGCCACGTCGTTTGGTCCGATCTCGCCGACCGGCTCGCCGCCGCCTTCTGGCCCGGCCCGCTGACGCTGGTGCTGCCGCTTCGCGAAAACCACGGCATCTCGCCGCTGGTGACGGCGGGTCTCGACACGCTGGCGGTCCGGGTGCCCGCCCATCCCGCCGCCCGGGCCCTGCTGGCCGGTTTCGACGGGCCGGTCGCGGCCCCCTCGGCTAACCCCTCGGGCCGGATCAGCCCGACCGATGCCGGCCATGTGCTGGCCGGGCTCGACGGCCGGGTCGCCGCGGTGCTGGATGACGGCCCCTGCCCGGTCGGCCTGGAATCCACCATCGTCGGGCTGGCCGACACGCCCGCCCTGCTGCGCCCGGGCGGCCTGCCCGCCGAAGCGGTGGAACAGGCGCTGCACCAGGCCCTCGCCCGCCCCGCCACCGACGATACGATCAGCGCGCCGGGCCAGCTGAGCTCGCATTATGCCCCCGGTGCCAGCGTCAGGCTGAACGCAAGAACCGCGCGGCCGGGCGAAGTGCTGCTGGGGTTCGGCGCGACCGATTGCGACCTGAACCTGTCGCCATCGGGCGACCTGCACGAAGCGGCCGCCAATCTCTTCGGACACCTGCACCGGCTCGACGCGATGAACAAACCGATCGCGGTCACCCCGATCCCCGATCACGGGCTGGGCCGGGCCATCAACGACCGGCTGCGCCGCGCCGCCGCGCCGCGCGAGGACTGA
- a CDS encoding acyl-CoA dehydrogenase: MTYRAPVADYQFILDHLVGFDAIAATDRFAEADADMARAILTEAGRMCDDVLAPLNRAGDLSPAALEDGVVRTSPGFADGFRAIAEGGWVGISADPEHGGMGLPVALASSVNEMMSAACLALQLAPLMGQGQIEALEHHASDELKALYLPKLLAGEWIGTMNLTEPQAGSDVGALSSKAEPNGDGTYAISGQKIFITWGDNDFTENTSHLVLARLPDGVPGTKGISLFLVPKFIPDADGKPGQANSLRVVSLEHKMGIHGSPTCVMEYDRATGWLVGREHGGMAAMFTMMNNARLGVGGQGVGVAERACQHALAYALERRQGRTAPAGDATGAIIDHADVRRMLLTMKAETFAARSIMLACAAATDMQTATGDADWAARAALLTPIAKINGSETGIAVSELGVQVHGGMGYIEETGAAQLSRDARICAIYEGTNGIQAMDLVARKMMDGGEAAARLLDEIESHAEGARADLPDLAGPVWEAAESMREATEWLVAQDDMNDRFAGAVPYARAFARVLGGHFHLKAALADRGGAREKLARFFIARLLPDHAGLLAHAQSGAGEIYALSVEDLGG; the protein is encoded by the coding sequence ATGACCTATCGCGCTCCTGTTGCCGACTACCAGTTCATTCTCGACCATCTCGTCGGCTTCGACGCGATCGCCGCGACCGACCGTTTCGCCGAGGCGGATGCCGACATGGCCCGCGCCATCCTGACCGAGGCCGGCCGGATGTGCGATGACGTGCTGGCCCCGCTGAACCGGGCGGGCGATCTGAGCCCGGCGGCGCTCGAGGACGGCGTGGTGCGCACCTCGCCCGGTTTCGCCGACGGGTTCCGCGCGATTGCCGAAGGCGGCTGGGTCGGGATCAGCGCCGATCCCGAACATGGCGGCATGGGCCTTCCGGTGGCGCTGGCCAGTTCGGTCAACGAGATGATGTCGGCCGCCTGCCTGGCGCTGCAGCTGGCGCCGCTGATGGGGCAGGGCCAGATCGAGGCGCTGGAGCATCATGCCAGCGACGAGCTCAAGGCGCTCTACCTGCCCAAGCTGCTGGCGGGCGAGTGGATCGGCACCATGAACCTGACCGAACCGCAGGCCGGTTCGGACGTGGGGGCGCTGTCGAGCAAGGCCGAGCCCAATGGCGACGGGACCTATGCGATCTCGGGTCAGAAGATCTTCATCACCTGGGGCGACAATGATTTCACCGAGAACACCAGCCACCTGGTGCTGGCGCGGCTGCCCGACGGCGTGCCCGGCACCAAGGGGATCAGTCTGTTCCTGGTGCCGAAATTCATTCCCGATGCCGATGGCAAACCGGGCCAGGCCAACAGCCTGCGGGTGGTGAGCCTGGAACACAAGATGGGCATTCACGGGTCGCCCACCTGCGTGATGGAATATGATCGCGCCACCGGCTGGCTGGTCGGGCGGGAACATGGCGGCATGGCGGCGATGTTCACGATGATGAACAATGCCCGGCTGGGCGTCGGTGGGCAGGGGGTCGGCGTGGCCGAACGGGCCTGCCAGCATGCCCTGGCCTATGCGCTGGAGCGCCGGCAGGGCCGCACCGCGCCCGCGGGCGATGCGACCGGGGCCATTATCGACCATGCCGATGTGCGGCGGATGCTACTGACGATGAAGGCCGAGACCTTTGCCGCGCGGTCGATCATGCTGGCCTGTGCCGCCGCGACCGACATGCAGACCGCCACCGGCGACGCGGATTGGGCCGCGCGGGCCGCGCTGTTGACGCCGATTGCCAAGATCAACGGGTCGGAAACCGGGATTGCCGTGTCCGAACTGGGCGTGCAGGTGCATGGCGGCATGGGGTATATCGAGGAAACCGGCGCCGCGCAGCTGTCGCGCGATGCGCGTATCTGCGCCATCTACGAAGGCACCAACGGCATCCAGGCGATGGACCTGGTCGCCCGCAAGATGATGGATGGGGGCGAGGCCGCCGCCCGGCTGCTGGACGAGATCGAAAGCCATGCCGAAGGCGCGCGCGCGGACCTGCCGGACCTGGCCGGCCCGGTCTGGGAGGCGGCCGAATCGATGCGCGAGGCGACCGAATGGCTGGTGGCGCAGGATGACATGAACGACCGCTTTGCCGGTGCCGTGCCCTATGCCCGCGCTTTTGCCCGCGTGCTGGGCGGTCATTTCCATCTCAAGGCGGCGCTGGCCGATCGCGGTGGCGCGCGCGAGAAACTGGCGCGGTTCTTCATCGCCCGGCTGCTGCCCGATCACGCGGGCCTGCTGGCCCATGCGCAATCCGGGGCCGGCGAGATCTATGCCCTGAGCGTCGAAGACCTGGGGGGCTGA
- a CDS encoding MBL fold metallo-hydrolase: protein MDGAASARRGLSYPHETPPETGGAIEVAPGVLWLRLPLPMRLDHVNVYALDDGDGWTVIDTGMATKTTRRIWGQIMDGPLGGRPVRRVVVTHHHPDHVGLAGWLQAEFGAELVCTRTSWLFARMLLLDEQAVPTPETLDYWRSAGMDPAIHARRAGERPFNYADIVAPMPLGFTGIGQGDVIEMGDRRWDVHLGNGHAPDHATFWSRDDNLVISGDQILSSISPNIGVYATEPMADPLAGWLEACERFRPLARADQLVLGGHKLPFTGLPTRLRQLIDNHHGALRRLLRYLDEPRSAADCFAPLFKRTIGDGEYGLALVEAVAHVNHLYLGGLVDRTRRDDGAWLYRRKEE, encoded by the coding sequence TTGGACGGTGCCGCTTCGGCCAGGCGGGGGCTGAGCTACCCCCACGAAACGCCGCCCGAAACCGGTGGCGCGATCGAAGTCGCACCGGGGGTGCTGTGGCTGCGCCTGCCGCTGCCGATGCGGCTGGACCACGTCAATGTCTATGCGCTGGACGATGGCGACGGCTGGACGGTGATCGACACCGGCATGGCGACCAAGACCACGCGCCGGATCTGGGGGCAGATCATGGACGGCCCGCTGGGCGGGCGCCCGGTGAGGCGCGTGGTGGTGACGCATCACCATCCGGACCATGTCGGGCTGGCGGGCTGGCTTCAGGCGGAATTCGGGGCCGAACTGGTCTGCACCCGCACCTCGTGGCTGTTTGCCCGGATGCTGCTGCTGGACGAACAGGCAGTGCCGACGCCCGAAACGCTGGATTACTGGCGCAGCGCGGGCATGGACCCGGCGATCCACGCGAGGCGGGCGGGCGAACGGCCCTTCAACTATGCCGATATCGTGGCGCCGATGCCGCTGGGGTTCACCGGCATCGGGCAGGGTGACGTGATCGAGATGGGCGACCGCCGCTGGGACGTGCATCTCGGCAATGGCCACGCGCCCGATCACGCGACATTCTGGAGCCGGGATGACAATCTCGTGATCTCGGGCGACCAGATCCTGTCGTCGATCAGCCCCAATATCGGTGTCTATGCCACCGAGCCGATGGCCGACCCGCTGGCGGGCTGGCTGGAGGCCTGCGAACGGTTTCGCCCGCTGGCCCGCGCCGATCAACTGGTGCTGGGAGGGCACAAGCTGCCCTTTACCGGCCTGCCGACGCGGCTGCGGCAGCTGATCGACAACCATCACGGCGCGCTGCGCCGGCTGCTGCGGTATCTGGATGAACCGCGCTCGGCCGCCGATTGCTTTGCGCCGCTGTTCAAGCGCACCATCGGTGACGGCGAATACGGGCTGGCACTGGTTGAAGCGGTGGCGCATGTGAACCATCTCTATCTGGGTGGGCTGGTGGACCGGACCCGGCGCGATGACGGCGCCTGGCTCTACCGGCGCAAGGAGGAGTAG